From the Psilocybe cubensis strain MGC-MH-2018 chromosome 6, whole genome shotgun sequence genome, the window CGAAGAGGGCGATTGGGGATGTTATCAAGAGGGTGGAAGAGGCGTTGCCGGATTATTTTGCGGAGCCAGGGGAATTTGAAGATGATTGAGTCATTCTTGCATGTACATAACACTTTAACATCCATAACTAAGTCATAATTGAACATATATTGTGAGGATCGAGCTTACACTTAGGGATCAGAAACGTATTCCTTGGAGAGTGGGTGGATGTCTAAGAATGCGAGACCGTGCAAATTACTGAGTATCAAATCACACTAGCGTTATGCAGCACAAATAATTTGGTATGTTTCTgttgagcaacttgaaggCTTGGAATCTGACATGTGGCATGATGAGACGCAATACATGATTACTACTCAAAACAGGCGATATTCAAGATGAATTTCATTCCAAAATTTTAATTAGCGACCATTGTACAAGTTGCATGAGAAAATTTAGGAGCAGCGATTGAAAACAACGTAGACAGGCTCTGAGTGGTTACCACAGGGTTTGTTGACTTGACGTTGTGAAGTCAAGTACTTGTCGGCAAGAACGAGGTGATACTTAGAATGGGATTGAGATTCGTAGTAGGCTACTTTTGAGTCATGTTGGACGGTTGTACCAAGCATGCGGATATGAAGTGGACGGGACCGTACGTTTGAAAGGATTTAGGTGGGTGaaagaaaattaaaaatCATTCATGTAAGCTGGGAGAGGGCAAAGGGAAAAAATGCCGTAAGCCAGTATTGTTACCAGACCCAAATGGGAGGGCGAGCCAGAATTTCGAGATCCTTCGTGAAAGTTTGAGGACGAATACAACGGCATCATCATTGGATTGGAACTTGCAGGGATGTTGTCATCGGCGTTGACTTGGAGAAAATAGATACACACTGGGTTCCCTAAAGGATAAGAAACCTGGAGCAATTCCGACTCGAAATCTGCTTGTCTGCGGAGTTTGCTGCTTCAAGCACGGAAAGTGACAACAAAATGCCCAGCACCAAATGTCTACCATGCTTCATAGTTTGCAACTGGTGCCATTTTTGCCCCGTTTTCCTGCCACTAAGGAAGCTATCAGGCGCTGAGACGCAGTACATGATTACGATTGAAAAACGGGCCCGATGCAAGATATGCAAGATGGATTTCATTCCAAAACGTTAATCGAGACGGTTTAATTAGCGGCCATTGTAAAAGTTGCATGAGAAAAGATGAGCAGAGATTGAACAGGATTGAACACAGCGGCTAAGTTGGAAAGACAAGGTCTGGCTAATTGCCACAGGGTGCGTCGACTTGACGTCGAGAAGTCGAGTGATCGGCAGCACGAACGAAGTGATATTATCGGGTTGAGGTTGGAATAGACTAGTTTTGAGTCGCGTTGGGCGTCTGGGGCAAGCATGCAGAtacgaagaaaaagagggtgGATGGGAACGTACATGTGAGAGGATCTGGGTGTAGAACCAAATGGGAGGACAAACCAGAATTTCCAGGTCCTTTGTGAAAGTTTGAAGAGGGGTACAGCGGCCTGGAGCTTGAAGGGGTGTTGTCGGCGGCGAAACCACAAGCAATTCCGGGGAACCTGCTCTTCTGCGGAGTCTGCTGCTTCAAGCACGGAAAGTGACAACAAAATGCCCAGCACCAAATGTCTACTATGCTTCATAGTTTTCGACTGGTGCCATTTCTGCTCCGCTTTCCTGCTGTCGTGCCGCTAAGGAAGCTATCAGGCGCGGGGGTCGCAAGAGTCCCGCCAAAGTTGTTCCAGGGGCCATCAGTCATCACTGGGGCCACTCTTTGTGCTTGTGTTTGCCCCAATCCTAGGCTGCTGTCACTGATCCCTGTCGTCAGACCAAAACTTGGCCCCATCGCCATCATACTCCGCATGAGCAAATCCACATTGTTGGTTGACGGTTGCTCTTCTAGCGCGGCTTTGGACCCGCGCCGGAGGATCTCTTCGAATTGTGAGTCTTCTTCCAACTTGGCGATTTCGGAGCGTAGTGATGAGAGGATTTTGTCGACGAGGACTTGAATTAAAaggaaaatgaatgaatataTGCATTATAATAAACTTAAGGGCTAGGCACCTCTCTCTTCAGAAGGATCCAACTTTCTCTCCCCAAGCCTCACTGGTCGTCCTCCTACTGCGCCCCCGCCCATTGACATGGGCAACAACGCGTTCAAATCGACCAATGGATCTTTATCTGCAcgcatctcctccttccgCGGTAGGTGGAGCTCAATCTCCATCATATGCTTGCGTTCAAAGGCGGGTTGAGAGATCTGTGCTTCAGAGTCCGAGAAGGAGGTCTGGTCGGCGGGATAGGTTGTGCCCACGGATGAGGCAGGGGAAGGTGGGCGCACGACGGGGTCGGCATATGGTGTGTGATGTACATGGGTTGGATGAGGGCCTGAGGGAAGGGGGAGAGCGTTGGACATcgtcgtggtggtggtgtcgTTGAAGGACGTGCGCGATGATGAAGGTTGAAAGGCAAGTTGCTAATGCCGGTTGGATACCACAACGTAGGCAAGAAAGTCAAGGCGCTATAGTGTAGAGGTTATCACACGGGATTTTGAACGAACCCTGCAATTATGATCGCCTCTGGTGATCGCGGAATGTCGGATCTTCCCGTAACCCCGGTTCGAGTCCGGGTAGTGCCTCTTTTTGATTCCTACGTCAATCCTGTTTTAGATGGCGCTGGTACAGAACAACGATTCTTCAACCTTCATTAAAGTCTCTAATTGATTGACTTATAGTTCACCATAAATTTTTATTCATATTCTCTCTGAAGTAGTGACAATTTTTTTGCATGTATACATTGAACGGCTGCAATTTCAATACGTTCTTTCAGCCTCTCGTTCTTTGCCGAGACCAACTTTGACTAAAGTTACTCGGCGTGTGGCTCAGTAGCCTCTGTCGACAAGTGCCTCCTGGGTGGCAATTGGAACAGCAGGGTACGAGCGGCCCCCACCATTCAAGTCTACCTCAGCATTTGTGGGACTTTTCAAGTCGACTTCGTCTACCTCGGCCTTTGTGGGAGTCAGGTCGACTTCGGCCACTTTGGGCGTTACAATGGCGACGTTCGGCATCGCGACAGCAAGGGTGAAAGACGCGATGAAAGTGAAGATGACGGTGAAGTATTTCATTGTTTGGTTGGTTTGAGGTTCAGTGATAACTGTGTGATTGTTTTGGTGAGTTAATATATGTTTTGGAGGCTGGAATGATTGCTCACTGTATCCGTTGAAGACTGGGTTGAAAAATTTGGGAATTGCAGGGGTGCTTTTATAGGTTTATGTTGTGTGGATATATCACCGTTCGTGAAAATCTTTGGTTAATACCAGTTATTGTTGGAATCGGCTGATGACAGTAGTCCATTGAGCGTAGTAGCTTGTAGCGACGATGTTGTAGAAAGAACTAACGTTATCGCTCCTTAGACTTCTAGGAAATGTAAGATTGGCTAGTAGACACATCTAGGTAGTTTTTTCATGGAGCGATTAGATTCGGTGACCGTCAACGACCGTGAATTTCCAGGAAAATTGCTATTCCGGGTATATTTTAAACATGGTTTTCTTCACCTGTTATATTAAACGTCGACGGGGAGATTCTCGGAGGCGACACCAATAGTATTCAGGTTGTTGGCTATGCTCATGGTTGAGCGAAAAGAATAGACACCGGTTGGAGCGAAAAGACGTCATGCGTGTTTACTGCTGGTTCTGGCCTTTTTCTATTGCGTGTAGTTGCCAGTATTAAAACTAAGCCCTTCTGtcacactttggattaaaacGAAAGTCTATGCAGATCAAGCCGAAAAAGCATTATATTTAGCATGGATAGCATGAATTACTAGCATATGCGTATTTTATATGCGAAATACTTTGGTGGTACCGATCAATTGGGCCAGGTTAAACAATTTTTAGCTTTCGTTAGAGACGATCATTTGCAGGGAGAAATAAAATTGGATTGCATTTTTCAAAGATCTTGAGCTATTCCTTTGGACCGTAAAAATGACCCAGAAGGCGCTCCAGAAGTCTCGACTAGTTTTGATATAAATGGATATGCACCACTTCCGGAAAGAAGGCGCACGAACGCGACGCGTCACTAATATAATTACATAACGTGCACGCGCTATTTGTTTCTGTTTGGTGCCATGAAAACCAACCGCGTTCGTGTGCCACTCGATCACTTCTAATTCTTTGTCTTCGCCTTATCGCTCACATATCTTCCACATGCCTAAGCGACATAACTACGGCCAaagcgacgacgaggaagaagatacTCGGACGTCGAAACGCGTCAGGACTGCCGGTAGCAGTGACGAGGAACAAGAGGCTTCACAGCCACCCCGGGCGCGTGCGAGTCGCACAGATAAAGGAAAGGGCAAAGCAAGGGCTTGGAATAAACGAGATGTGAATGCACACGGAAGTATGAGTGAGGATGAGATAGACGAGGAAGCACATGAAGAGGAGTTCGACAGGATACATGGCCCGGCCCTTTTGAGACGTCTCGCCAACAGACCGCAGAACAAGCTAGGGGTTCGTTTTTGTTTACTTCGATACTACCAATGAGATTAATGGGCTCGTGTAGTCGATTGCTGAGCACGGTGTCATTGAATATGTCGAAATGACTCAATTTATGTGCCATAAATATCTGACATTTCATTTTGGTCCTCAAATCAACTTTATCATCGGTGAGCATACCATCCTCTGTGACTCTTTGAAATACTAATGTTCTCTATAGGACACAACGGGAGTGCGTATCGTATCCTTGATACTACCCCTTTTCCACTGATCCGCCTGCATAGGTGGGAAGAGTGCAGTCTTATCTGCTATTACGGTGGCTCTCGGAGGAAAGTCATCTTCGACTGGTCGTGGCAGTGGTCTTAAGTCATTTATTCGTGAAGGACAAAGGTTCGAATTTCCCTTTCATCTAATGAGAAAACCTAACCTGTCCATCAGCACCGCCGAAGTCACTATCCACATCAAGAATCAAGGCGAAGAAGCATACAAGCCCGAAATCTATGGTAAAACTATCTCGATCACTCGTAGATTCAACAAAGATGGTGGATCGAGCTGGAAGATCAAAGGGAAAGACGCTAAAAAGACCTACAGCACGAAGAAGGACGAACTTGATGCCATATGCGACCACATGAATATCCAGGTTGATAATCCCATGAACGTCCTCACTCAAGGTATGTGCATATTTTACATCGCATCTCCTATACATATCAAATGCTTCGATGATAGACGCTGCGCGGCAATTTTTAAGCGCCTCAAAGCCTGAAGACAAATACAAAGTGCGTATCATGTGCAACGTAAcatattttttgttttgttttttaatCTAGCTAGTTAGTTCTTCTTACGAGGCACACAGCTCGAGCAACTGTCTCAGGAGTACGAACTGTGCTGGGCGAACATCCATCAGACAGATAAATTATTGGAAACCAAGGGCGAAGCCATTCCCGAGCTTCTAGAGCGCAAAATAGCGGCTGAAGCCAGATGGAAAGAAGCTGATCAGGCGCGTCAGCAACGAGTACTGATCGAGGAGCTGAACAAAGAACTTGCTTGGGCTCATGTTGCTGTGAAAGAAGCGGAGATGGTTCAGAAGCTCAATGAGCATGCAAAAGCTGAACGTCGATTACCTAAAATCGAAGAAGCGGTACAGGAAGCGAAGGTATGATTTACTACGGCAGTCTTTGATATGTCGCTGCGACCTGACCTGACGATTTGTTTCAAGGCTGAGTTTGATAAGGCGTCTGAGAAAGTATCCATCCTAGAGGCACAGATGTCAACCTCTGATACGGAAAAGCAACTTAATGACAAGAAACTAGCCATTCATGAGGAGATGAAGGAAAATAAAGTCAAGTTGATGGATATTAACGTATCTCTTCTTCACCCTCCTCTCTCATGGTTCACGATCTAATGATACATAATTGCAGAAAGACCTCAAGCAGATGAACCAGACTGTGGAGGCATTGAACAAGACGATCGAAGGGATCGAGAAGGCCCAAAAGAATGAAGAGGCGAAGATGGCCATCAACACACAGGAGAAAAGGGAGCAAACTCAGGCTAAGATTGTTGAAACAAAAGCGGCCATCGCGGGATTCGAAGCGCGTCTCAACGAGCTATCTATCAAGAAGCGGGACATTGAATCAGAAGCGGAGAAAATCAAGAGCGAGGGGCTGCAGTGGGATGAGAAAATGAAGGAGTACATGGGACTCGTGAAGGAGAACGAGGGGTATATCGAGGCAGCGAAGAAGCGCGAGCACGATGTCTATATTCCGTACGGCAAGAACATGAAGCAACTCCTGGATACAATTCGCAAGCACAAATGGCACGGCGATATGCCATTAGGCCCTTTGGGCTTGCACGTCAAGGCCAAAGATCCTAAGACATGGGGCGATATCCTTCGTGCCCAGCTTGGGCGTCTGCTCATTACCTTTGGTGTCACGGACCACAAAGACAGGCCTGCTTTGAAACGTATGCTTGTACAGTCTGGAAAGTGAGTCTTCGCGGTTATTGTTATATAAAATTCCCCTGATTGACATTCCACCTTAGCCCTTATCATGAGATCATCGTATTTCAA encodes:
- a CDS encoding Structural maintenance of chromosomes protein 6 yields the protein MPKRHNYGQSDDEEEDTRTSKRVRTAGSSDEEQEASQPPRARASRTDKGKGKARAWNKRDVNAHGSMSEDEIDEEAHEEEFDRIHGPALLRRLANRPQNKLGSIAEHGVIEYVEMTQFMCHKYLTFHFGPQINFIIGHNGSGKSAVLSAITVALGGKSSSTGRGSGLKSFIREGQSTAEVTIHIKNQGEEAYKPEIYGKTISITRRFNKDGGSSWKIKGKDAKKTYSTKKDELDAICDHMNIQVDNPMNVLTQDAARQFLSASKPEDKYKFFLRGTQLEQLSQEYELCWANIHQTDKLLETKGEAIPELLERKIAAEARWKEADQARQQRVLIEELNKELAWAHVAVKEAEMVQKLNEHAKAERRLPKIEEAVQEAKAEFDKASEKVSILEAQMSTSDTEKQLNDKKLAIHEEMKENKVKLMDINKDLKQMNQTVEALNKTIEGIEKAQKNEEAKMAINTQEKREQTQAKIVETKAAIAGFEARLNELSIKKRDIESEAEKIKSEGLQWDEKMKEYMGLVKENEGYIEAAKKREHDVYIPYGKNMKQLLDTIRKHKWHGDMPLGPLGLHVKAKDPKTWGDILRAQLGRLLITFGVTDHKDRPALKRMLVQSGNPYHEIIVFQKDLFDYSTGEPPERYLTVLRALEVDDPYVLRLLINQAHIESLLLAHTRKEGEELLKTLRGGMAWTNDKMVVRVFPVYYPREGGVSSSRINMKPMNGAMSQLLTGRNAAEDIRFYLEKKEQAQQDYTSASTTVDNLKKEYHSKKREIDAIEREEKTTQHNLRQERARLNSLHQEANAELPAGLAGFAEAKLEAQSEKESMMLQIEGVMRNKMAVDTAQNKLQQELKNIRTTIAEFDQQRATIQRKMESAVEVRVKAQNAMLHYESKLAEGKKAVETALEAAQVVEEEFKAGSWTKEAETVAPERIATPRKPDAVKTHIASLKAALAERAKKTGASLETLAKQLTAAEESLKKAEAEIKAMKNLNAALTESMLVRSHRWDDFRMHVALRCKHIFQHHLSNRGYYGKLYFKHFSHQLDIRVITDDQMQTQGAARDKDPKSLSGGEKSFSTICLLLSLWECIGCPIRCLDEFDVFMDAVNRRISMKMMIDTANTSDRKQYILITPQDMANIKITPSVRVLRMSDPERGTNGTLPFTSANGD